GCGGGGGGCCATCGTCGAGCTGCGTCTTGCCAGGGAAGAGCGCCTCGGGATACTGACGTCGGAACGTGACCTGATCCACGTTGTGGCCGCGCGCCACCAGCCCGCGAGCGAGGGCGGACTGAAAGTGGGCGATGCCGCCGCGGTAGGGCCACGCGGGGCCGAGGAGCGTAATGCGCATAGCGTAAGATCCCTCCGCTCTCGTCCAGCGGCTCGCACCGAGGCCCAGCGGGTCTGTCCCTGGCCCCGCCCACCTCGATGCCGAGGCGGGCTAGACCCGGACCGGCTCCTCTCGACGCACGTCGACCGACGGCGTGACCTCGCTCCGGACGTCGTACTGGTCCGGCCGCTCCATCTCGGGGCGGACGATCATCTCGCCCAGCAGCCCGGCCAGGAACGACTGCGCGCCGAGCAGGATGAGCATGACGCCGAACAGGAGCAGAGGGCGGCCGCCGATCGACGCGCCGAATACGAGCTTCTCGACGGTGAGGTAGACCAGCGTCAGGAAGCCGAGGACGAACGCGAGCGTTCCGGCCCCGCCGAAGAACACCATCGGCCGGCGCGCGAACCGGGTCAGGAAGACGACTGTGATGAGGTCGAGGAAGCCTCGGAGGTAGCGCTCCAGTCCGAACTTCGTCGTCCCGTGGAGCCGCTCGCGGTGGTTGACGACCTGCTCCTCGATGTTCGTGAACCCCTCCCACTTCGCCAGGAGCGGGATGTAGCGGTGGAGTTCGCCGTACACGCGGACACTCTCGACCACCTCACGCCGGTAGGCCTTGATGCCCGAGTTGAAGTCGTGGAGTGGGATCCCCGACATCCAGCGCGTGATGTGGTTGAAGAACTTCGACGGGAGGCGTTTTTCCCACGGGTCGTGCCGCTTCCGCTTCCACCCGGAGACGAGGTCGGCGCCGGCCTGGAGGCGGCGGACCATCTCAGGCAGTTCGGCCGGATCGTCCTGGAGATCGGCGTCGAGCGTGGCGACATAGCGCCCGCGAGCCCTCCCGAAGCCGGCGGCGAGGGCGGCGCTCTTGCCGTAGTTCCGCCGGAAGCGGACGCCCGCGAACCGGTCGTCGTCTCGATTGAGCCCCTCAATAACCTCCCACGAGGCGTCGTCCGAGCCGTCGTCGACGAGCCAGACCTCGAAGCTCAGGCCGGCGCCGTCCAATGCGTCGCGGATCTGGTCCGCCAGCTTGGGCAGGCTCTCGGCCTCGTTGTACGAGGGGACGACGACGGAGAGGTCGGGGCGCATGGGCGGGAACGTACGCGCGGGTCCCCCCGCCTCGGGCGCGAGGCGGGCGGGGCTAGGTGTCGATCGTGGCGTACTTCGCGTTCCGCTCGATGAACTTGCGCCGGGGCTCGACGGCGTCGCCCATGAGCGTCGAGAACGTCTTGTCGGCGGCCGCGGCATCCTCGATCGTCACGATCTGGAGCATCCGGTGGTCCGGGTCCATGGTCGTGCTCCAGAGCTGCTCGGGGTTCATCTCGCCGAGCCCCTTGTAGCGCTGGACGCCGACGCCGGACGCGCCGCCGAGTTCATCGATGGCGTCCCTGAGCTGCTTGTCGTTCCAGGCGTAGAGCTCGCGCTTGCCCTTCTTGGCGCGATACAGCGGCGGAAGCGCGATGTAGATGTAGCCGGCTTCGAGGAGCGGACGGAGATACCGGTAGATAAACGTGAGCAGGAGCGTCCGGATGTGCGCGCCGTCGACGTCGGCGTCGGTCATCAGGACCACCTTGTGGTAGCGGAGCTTCTCGTCGGAGAACTCGTCCGAGCCGGCCGCGATCTGGACGCCGAGCGCGGTCACCATGTTCTTGATCTCCTCGTTGTCGAGGATCTTGTCGAGCCGGGCCTTCTCGACGTTCAGGATCTTGCCCCTCAGCGGCAAGATCGCTTGGAAGTGCCGGTCGCGGGCCTGCTTGGCCGAGCCGCCGGCCGAGTCGCCCTCGACGAGGTACAGCTCCGACTCGGACGGGTCCTTCGACGCGCAGTCGGCCAGCTTGCCCGGTAGGCCGCCGCCGCCGAACGCGCTCTTGCGCTGGACGAGCTCGCGGGCGCGCCGCGCCGCCGTCCGCGCCTGCGCGCTCAGGATCACCTTCTGGACGATCGTCTTGGCCTCGCGCGGGTGGTCCTCCAGCCACTCGGCCAGCTTCTGCCCCACGAGGCTCTCGACGGCGCCCTGGACCTCGCCGTTGCCCAGCTTGGTCTTGGTCTGACCCTCGAACTGCGGCTCCTGCACCTTCACGCTCAGCACGGCCGTCAGGCCCTCACGGAAGTCGTCGCCGGAGAGGTTGACCTTCGCCTTCTTGAGCAGGTCGTTGTTGTCCGCGTAGTTCTTGAGCGTCCGCGTGAGGGCGCGGCGGAAGCCGGAGACGTGCGTCCCCCCCTCGTGCGTGTTGATGTTGTTGACGAACGAGAGGACGTTCTCCTGGTAGCCCGTGTTGTAGCGCATGGCCAGCGACACAGGAACCTCGGCGTCCTCGTCCTCGATGTGGATCGCGTCCTCGAAGAGGGACTCGCGGGCCTCGTCGAGGTAGGCCACGAACTCGGCGAGGCCGCCCTCCGAGTGGTACGTCTCGGCACGGAGCTCGTCGTCCTCCTCGCGTTCGTCGGAGAGCGTGATCGTCACGCCCTTGTTGAGGTAGGCGAGCTCGCGCATCCGCGACGCGAGCGTGTCGAAGCGGTAGACGGTGTCGAGGAAGATGCCGGTGTCCGGCTTGAAGCGGACGGTCGTGCCGGTCTCCTCGTCCGGGCCGAGGTCGCGGACGCGGGTCAGCTCCTCGACCGTGTCGCCCTTCTCGAACGCCATCTTGAACACGCCGCCGTCGCGGCGGACCTCGACGTCGAGCCGGTCCGAGAGGGCGTTCACGCAGCTCACGCCCACGCCGTGGAGGCCGCCGGACACCTTGTACGTGTCCTTGTCGAACTTGCCCCCCGCGTGGAGAACGGTCATCACGACCTCGACGGCCGGCTTGCCCTCGCGCGGGTGCATCTCGACCGGGATGCCGCGGCCGTCGTCGACGACCGAGATCGAGTTGTCCTCGTGGATCGTGACCTCGATGTGGTCGCAGTAGCCCGCGAGCGCCTCGTCGATCGAGTTGTCGACGACCTCGTAGACGAGGTGGTGGAGCCCGCGCACACCGACGTCGCCGATGTACATGGCAGGCCGCTTGCGGACGGCCTCCAGCCCTTCGAGCACCTGGATGTTGCCGGCGCCGTACTCCTTGGCAACCGCAGGTGGCAGAGGCGAGCCGTCGCCCGAGGCCGGCGGAGTCGGGAGGGCGTTGGCCGGCGGCGTGGGCGTGTCGCCCTCGGGTGTCGTGGCCTGCTCGTAGGGGCGGTCGGTACCGTTCGTGTCGGGCATCGGTCGGGGATCGGTGGGAGATGCGCAGAGGCCCCTCGACGGGACCGCGCCAAACCGGCCAAATTTACGGCCGCGCGGCAGGTTTTGCCGTCGTTCCTGAACGATTCGCCCCCGGCCCTATTGGCGCCCTCGCGCCCTGTTCACACCCCTCCGCCGCCGTCTATGAGAACGTCCCCGAGCGCGTCTCGAAGGTCGCCGACGCGGGCCGTGAAGGCCGCCAGAGCGCGGCCGTACTCGTCGGCCACAGACCGGCGCCGGGACTCACCCGCGAGCACGCGCGCCTCTTCGACAAGCGACTCGTCAACGGCCGGGTACAGGCTCAAAAGCTTCTGATGGGCCGTTCCGAGCGCGTCGCTCAGGTCGTCGAGGAGAAGTCGGTCCTCGAACGCCTGCGCCAGTGCGGCGGCCTCATTCTCGGGCACGCCGGTCACGACACGGAGCCGGAGGCGGACGAGCGTGGCGCCCACCTCGACGTGGAGACCGCCGAGGTCGTCCCGGACGGTCCGCTCAGACTCCTGCTCCGACGCGTCGCGCCCGGCCCGGCGGTCTCCGATCCGGCGTGCCGTCTGAAGCGCGGCGCGGGCGGCGGCCACGAGGGCCACGGCGTGGAAGGCGGCGGAGTCGTTCGGCACAGTCGGTCGAAAGAGGGGCGTAGGGCGTGGGAGCCCCACGTCCTCTGCCCGCCGTTACACGTTGAGGTAGCGCAGGAAGGCAGCGGCGCGCTCTTCGAGGTCGTCCTCGGCCTCGTCAAAGACGGCGACGACGCGGTAGTCGTAGTGCGCCATGACGTGGCGCACGCGCGCCGTGTCGGTCACGTTCAGCTTGAGCGTCACGCGGACACGCCCCGCGCCCGGGTCATCCTCCGTCGACACGGACAGGATGCGGACGCCGTTCTGCTCGACGATCTGGGCCACCTGCCCAAGCGAGAAGTCGGTGCGGGAGACGTCGAGGACGACGATGGCGCCCGGCTCCTCGGTCGCCAGCATGTGCGCGAGCTGCCCAAACACGTCCTGGCGAACGACGAGGCCGGCGTAGCCGCCGTCCCCGGACACGACCGGGAGCACGCTCAGGCCGTGCTGGCGCATGAGGTGTGCCGCGTCGAACACGTGCGTGTCGAGTCCGATGGAGACCGGCTCGCCGGCCATGAGCGCACCGAGCGGGGCGCTGGGCTCGGGGTGCGCCCGGAGCGCGGCCTCGGTCACGACCGAGTCGAGGCGGCCGGTCGGATCGAGCACCGGGAGGTGCGCGACGTGGGCGTCGGCCAGCTCGACGAGCGCCTCGCCGACGGTGTCCGTCGTCGAGAGCGGGCCGAGGGCGCTGAGGATTGTGGCAACGGTCATAGTAGGGGGGGGACGACCGGATAGAGGCAAGCTATCACCCGGCACCTCTACAGACGGGCAAGAGGCGTACCAGATGCAGCGAGCGGCCGGTCCGCACCGACCGTTCACCTGGCGCTCGGGCCCGTTCGGGGAATCTCCCGACCTCGGCCTCGGCGAATCCGAGGCCGAAACGCTACGCGCCGTCGTCGTCCGCCAGCGTGGCGGACTGCGCGGCGCCGTCGCCTGACGGCACGTCGGCGGCCGTTTGCCAGCGGAGGTTGCCGTAGCGCTCGAGCATCCGATCGAGGTCGGGCGCGTTCTTCGTCGAGGCCCGGAAGTGGAGGCGGACCACAGCGACGGGTGGCGCGCTGGCGTCGTAGGCGTCTCCGGCGAAACCGACTTCCTCCTCGATCACCTCGGCCACGCTGTGGATGTGGGCCCGGGCTTTCGGCTTCGCGACGGGCAAGAGCGCTACGCGGTCGACGTAGTCCGCCTCGACGAGGGCGAGCGTACGGGTGCGGAGTTCGTCGAGCCCGATGCCGCGCGCGGCCGAGATGAACACGGCGTCGTCGTAAGCCTGCTCGAGTTGGTCCAGAAGGCCGGGGTCGTCCAGGGCGTCCACCTTGTTGAACACCATGAGCGTCGGCTTGTCCTGAGCCCCCAACTCGGAGAGCGTTTCGTTGACCACGCGGACGTGGTCCTCGGCATTTGGGTGCGTCACGTCGACGACGTGGAGCAGGAGGTCAGCCTCGCGGACCTCGTCGAGCGTGCTCTTGAAGCTCTCGACGAGCGCGTGCGGCAGCTTCCGGATGAACCCGACGGTGTCGGCCAGGAGAACGGCTTTGTTCGTGTCGAGGTCGACCTGGCGGGTCGTGGCGTCGAGCGTGGCGAAGAGGCGGTCTTCGGCGAAGACCGTCTCGTCGGCGAGCGCGTTCATGAGCGTGCTCTTGCCAGCGTTGGTGTACCCGACGAGCGCGACGCGGGTCTGGTCGACGCGGCCCTTCCGCTGCGTGGTCCGCTGGCGGTCGATCCGGTCGAGGTGATCCTTGAGCACGGCGATCCGCTTGCCGATGAGGCGGCGGTCGGTCTCGATCTGCGTCTCACCCGGCCCGCGCATCCCGATGCCGCCCTTCTGGCGCTCGAGGTGGGTCCAGGCCCGCGTGAGGCGGCTCCGGAGGTACTGGAGCTGCGCGAGTTCGACCTGTGCCTTGGCCTGCGCCGTCCGCGCGCGGTCGGCGAAGATGTCCAGGATGAGGCCGGACCGGTCGACCAGCTTGACCGCGTTGTCCTCCGACTTCAGCGCCTTCTCCAAGTTGCGGACCTGGACCGGCGAGAGGTCGTCGTCGAACACCACGAGGTCGGCCTTGTGCTTCTCGACGGTCTTGCGGAGCTCCTCGACCTTCCCTTTCCCGATGAACGTCGCGCCGTGGACGCGCGGGAGATTTTGGGTGATGCGGGCGGCCGTGTCGGCGCCGGCCGTATCGGTGAGGAGTTCGAGTTCGTCGAGGCCGTCGCGGAGTTCGGCGGGCGTCGTGTCAGGCGTCTGGACACCGACGAGGACGGCGGTCTCACGTCGGCGGGAGGTCGGTTGCGTCAAAAGGCGATCTGTAGGCGTCGGAGGTCTGAACGCGGCGGGCCGGGGGAACGGTGCCTCTGCTGTGTGAAAGCTAGAGTGGAACGGCGGCGGATTCGTGGGGAGGCCCTTGAATTCGTCTCTCGCGCGCCTCCGCCTAGACATCGAGACGGAAGGGGCTGGTTTGGACAGACATCCCGCTCGCCCGGCGTGTCGCCGCTACGAATCGTGGAATCACAGGACGCGCCGCCCCCGATCTCGGCGCGATTCTGGACCTGTCGGCTGCGACTCGCTCCCTCCTTTCCCCGAGGGTCCGCCGATGGGTTCCGTGTGCTGGGACGGCACGCCGGCCCCTCTGTCCCGCCTCACGGGACAGAGGGGCTGATCGTCCCGGATCGGACTTCTGTCGTTTTGTGGTGGAGCGGCAGGGGCGTGGGCGGAGGAACTTTCGGGGTCCTCCGTCCCATTGTCGGGTCACGCCCCAGGGGCTGCCCGCCAGCGTGTCGTCACGAGCGTCTCGGCGACGAGGCACGTGAGGGCGAGCGCCAGGAAGAGGGTCCACAGCGGCATCCCGCTCGGCTCGCCCGAGGCGGACAAATCCGCGGCCCCCTCGACCACACGGACCGGCCGGTCCGTCGCGGCCTCCAGCCGACGCGCAGCCTCCGCCGGATCCAGTTGTGCCGGGTCCGACTCGCGCGCGTCCTCATTGACGGCGACCACGCGGAGCGTCCGCCCGCCTTGCACGACGCGGTACAGACCCGCCCGCGCGACGGCATCGCCCACGTCGAGGACGACGGCGCCCGGGACCGTCCGCTGGAGTGGCGTCAACGCCGTTCCGTCCGGCCCCACAAGGCGGAGTGCCGCGCCCGCCTCGACGCCCTCGACGCGGACGGTTCCCCCTTCCCTTGCGACCAGCTCGCCCGAGTCGGCGACCGACGACCCGGCGGCGAGGTACGCGGCAGCGCGGTACAGGAGGGGAACGAACAGGCCGCGCTGCGGGAGGTCGCTCCACCTGAGGTCCGGCGCGACGCCGAACAGGAGCACGCTGCCCTCGCCGCGCCGGATCTCCTGGAGCATCGGCGCGCCCGTCTGTGTCTTAATGAGCGTCGACTCGTCGGCGCCGCCCGGACGGTAGCGGGCGATGCGGCGTACATCGGCCGCCTCGGGCGTCGGGCGGGCCGCGTCGAAGACCCCCGCGAAGAGCGGGTGGTCCAGGTCGAGATCGGTCGTGCGACCAATGGCCTCGCCGTCGGACTCCCCGAGTGCGCCGTCGATCCGGCCCGCGCCGAGCGCAGAGAGAAGCGGGTTGAGCGACTCCGGATCCGTCCCGGGGAACGCGAGGACGCCGCCGCCCTCGGCCACGAACGCGGCCAGCCGCCCCGGGTCGGCCACCGAGGCAGGGCCGACGAGCACGACGGCGTCGTAGTCGCTCAGATCCGCGCCGGCCAGCGCGCCCTCGGCGACCTCATTGAGCGCGACGCCGCCCGACTCGGCAGCGACGCCCAGCGCGAGCGTTACGAGGTCGGCCCGCTGGCCGTCGCCGCGGACCACGAGCACGCGCGGCGGCGGCGGCACGCGGAGGGCGAAGTAGCGCGCGTCGTCCCACTCGGCACCGTCGGCCTCGATGCGGACCTCGCCGCCGAGCCACCCGCGGGCGGGAGGCGTGACCGTGAACGGGACACGCACAGGCGTGTTTGGAACCACGTCAACGGCCGTTTCGGCGACGCGCTCACCATCGAGCAGGAGCGCGGCGCCAACCGTCCCGGGGCGTCCTCCGTAGCGAGTCACTGTCGCCTCGATCTGTACCGGCCGGCCGGGCTCCACGATTCGGCTCACGACCTCCACGTCCGTCACGGCCGTGTTGACCTGCCGACGTGCGCCGAGCGGAAGGAGCGTCACGTCGACGTCGTCGGGGAGTGCGGCGCTGGCGGAGTCGGTAAACGTCGCGGCCTGGAAGTCGCTCACGACGACGATCTCACGGCGCGGATGCGCCGCGCCCTCCAACAGGCTTCCGGCCCGAGCAACGGCGGCCGTCAGGGGCTCGGCGCCTGCGAGGGACGGCGTCGCGGCGATGGCGTCGAGGACCGGTCCGGCCGTTGCGTACGGCACCGCCCGGAACTCGGGTGGGCGGGCGACTGGGAGGAGCGTCCGCTCGTCGCCGCGGCCCGTCGCCTCGACGACCGTCCCGCCGAGCGTGCGCGCCTGGTCGATGAGGGCGCCCTGCGCGTCGCGCAGCGTCATCGACCGGCTGTTGTCGAGGACGAGGACGAGGCTCCGGGCCGCACCCTCCTCGAACACTCCGGCATCGGCCGTCCGCGTCGGGCGTGCGAAGGCGAGCACGAGGAACAGCACGGCGAGCGTCCGGAGCGCCAGCAGCAGCCACTGGCGGATGCGGACGCGGCGCATCGAGGTCGCCTCGATCTCGCGCACGAACCGGAGCGTCGAGAAGTCGACGCGCTGCGGCCGGCGGAAGTTGAAGAGGTGGACGACGATCGGGATCGCCGCCGCCGCGAGGCCGACCAGGAGGAACGGATTCAGAAAGCCCATGGCCGGCGAACGTAGCCACGCCCGCCGGTCGCGCGCGGGCCAGGAGGTTCTCCGCTACCGCCCCCTCTCGAAGACCGCCCGCCCCGCCTCGACGCCGTCGCCCCCGAGGTGGGGCAGGTGGGCGTCGGCGTCGGGGAAGACGACGCGCGTCCGCGGGAGCGCCTCCGGGTGCGTCTCGCGGAGCCACGCCAGCAGCTTTTCCCGCACCTCGCACCGCAGCTCCCACGCGTGGTCGGCGTTCGAGGCCGTCATGAGGGCGCGCATCTCGACGCCCCGCTCGCCGAGGTCGGTCACGTGGAGCCGCCACGTCTCGCCGTCGAAGTGCTCCGAACCCCCGACGATCCGCCCCACCGCCTCGCGCACGTCCTCGACCGGGACGGTGTAATCGGTCCGGAGGTAGACCGTGCCGATCACCTGCGACGACGACCGCGTCCAGTTCTGGAACGGCGTCTCGATAAAATACGAGATCGGGAGGACGAGCCGCCGGAGGTCCCAGATCCGCACGACGACGTAGGTCAGCGTGATCTCCTCGACGCGCGCCCACTCGCCCTCGACCACGACCACGTCGTCGACGCGGATGGGCTGGGTGATGGCGATCTGGATGCCGGCGAACAGGTTGCCGAGCACGCGCTGCGCCGCGAAGCCGAGCACGATGCCGGCCACGCCCGCCGAGGCCAGCAGCCCCGCGCCGATCCGCCGGACCGACTCGAAGTGGAGCAGGATCGCCGCCAACGCAACGACGATCACGACCACGTTGATGAGCCGCTGCAGCAGCCCGACCTGCGTGAGGATCCGCCGTTCGGAGAGGTTGTCGGCCTTCTGGAGGTCGAGCCGGTCGCCCAGCGACATCCGGACGGCCTTGACGCTCCGCATGATGAGCCACGCCGACGCCAGCACGATGCTGATGTAGAGGGCGGTCGCGAGGTGGGGCGCGGTCGCCTCCGCCGCCTCGGGCGGGAGTTGGGGCAGAACGAGCCGGAGCGCGAGCAGCGCGAGCGTCCACCGTGCGGGCCCCTCGGTCTGGAGCACGAGGTGACCCCGGAGCGGGAGCCGCTCCGGTGCCGTCCGCCGGATCCGGTGGAGCGAGCCGTAGACGACCGCGTGGAGCAGGAGCGCTCCGCCCAGCGCGAGCCCGAGCCCCACCGCGAAGGCGGGCCAGGGCTCGAGCGCGGCGAGCGGGGCGATCTGGAAAAGTTCGATCATGGGACGTCAACGCACACCGCCCCTCCGCGAGTTGCCTCACCTCGGCGTGACACCGCTTCCAGTCACGCGCTCTCCACACAAGGCCTGCTGACACCACGGTTTCACACGCCCGGGGGCATCTTCCCTGCCTGCGCCGCGTTGCTCTCCGTCCCGCTGGCGGAGTGCCCCGCCGGCGTCTCGGCCCCACACCACGCGATGGCGAAGACGACGACGGCCCCGAAGCGAACTGAGACGACCGTAACCAACAGCGAGTCCAAGAACCGATTCGTCGGGAAGGACCTTGTGGTCAAGGGCGCGCGGCAGCACAACCTCAAGAACGTCGACGTGACGATCCCGAAGAAGCAGCTCGTCGTCGTGACGGGCCCGTCGGGATCGGGCAAGTCGTCGCTCGTGTTCGACACGATCTACGCCGAGGGCCAGCGGCGCTACGTCGAGAGCCTCAGCGCCTACGCCCGCCAGTTCCTCGACCGGATGGACAAGCCGGACGTGGACCTCATCACAGGCCTCGCGCCGGCGATCGCCATTGAGCAGCAGACGGGCACCAAGAACCCGCGCTCGACGGTCGCGACCCAGACCGAGGTCTACGACTACCTCCGCCTCCTCTTCGCCCGTGTGGGCACGACGGTGTCGCCGGTGTCGGGCGAAGTCGTGGTCCGCGACTCGCCCCGCTCGTCGGCCGAGGCGATCCAAGCGGCGCTGCCAGAGAAGACGCGGTTCTACCTCGCCTTCCCCTTCCCCTCTCACAAGGGCGCCAAGAAGGTCGAGGAGCTCAAGGCCCTCCGTGCCCGCGGCTTTTATCGGCTGGTCGCGCTGCCGACCGAGACACAGGCCAAGAAGGGCGCCGTGCCCGAGGTCGTCGACCTCAACGCGACGGAGCCCGCCTCGGTCACCACGCCGACGAAGCGGCTGTACGTCCTGGTCGACAGACTGGCGACGAACCCCACCAGCGACTCGACCACGAACCGGATCGCGGACTCGGTCGAGCAAGCCTTCCGCGAGGGGGACGAGCGGGCGGTCGTCATCACGGCGCCGCGTGACGGCGAGCCGTTCGAGATGCTGGAGTTCTCGGCCCGCTTCGAGCGCGACGGGATGGAGTTCGAGGAGCCGACGCCGCAACTGTTCTCATTCAACAGCCCGCTCGGCGCGTGCCCGGCGTGTCAGGGCTTCGGCCGCGTGCCCGGCATCGACGAGGACCTCGTCATCCCGAACCCCGAGCTATCGATTCGCCAAGGCGCACTCGCCCCATTCCGGTCCGACCAGTGGTCGAAGCATCAACGGTCGTTGATTCGGGAAGCAGGGCGTGTAGGGCTGGATCTGGATACGCCGTACACGCTCCTCCCCAAAGAGCACAAGGAGGTCGTATGGAAGGGCTCGGGCGACTACGTCGGGGTCGAGGGCTTCTTCGCTTTCCTCCAGAAGAAGGCCTACAAGATGCACTACCGCATCTACAACGCACGCTTCCGCGGCTACACGCGGTGCCCGGCGTGTGACGGATACCGGCTCCGCCCGCAGGCGCTCTACGTCAAGCTCCGAGGTCCGGCGATCGGCGGGTTGGAGGGCCAGGCCGAGTGGTACCATATCGGTGAGCTCTCGGAGCTCACGACGGCCGACGCGAAGGCGTTCTTCGAATCCGTCGAGTTGAGCGAGCACGATCAGGAGGTGGCCGGGCGCGTGCTCGAAGAAGTCCGCAAGCGGCTCGGCTACCTCGTTGAGGTCGGCCTCGACTACCTCACGCTCGACCGGCTGGCGATGACGCTCTCGGGCGGCGAAACGCAACGGATCAACCTCGCAACGTCGCTCGGCTCGTCGCTCGTCGGGAGCCTCTACGTCCTCGACGAGCCAACGATCGGCCTCCACCCTCGCGACAACGACCGGCTGATCTCGATCCTCGAAGGGCTCCGCGACATCGGCAACACGGTTCTCGTGGTCGAGCACGACGAGCAGATGATGCGCCGGGCCGACCAGCTCATCGACATCGGTCCGGGCTCGGGCGCGCTCGGCGGCGAGGTCATGTTCCAGGGCACGTTCGACGAGGCCCTCGACGACGAGAACTCGCTGACCGGCGCCTATCTGTCGGGCCGCAAGACGATCCCGGTACCGGATGAGCGCCGTGAGATCGACCCGGAGCGCGCCATCACGGTCAAGGGCGCGCGCCAGCACAACCTCAAGCGGCTCGACGTGTCGTTCCCGCTCGACGTGATCACGGTCGTCACCGGCGTCTCGGGATCTGGCAAGTCGACGCTCGTGCATTCGACGCTGTTCGCGGCGCTGGAGCGTGCGAAGGGCCGCGACTTCGAGGGCAAGGTCGGCTCGCACGATTCGGTCGAGGGCGCCGAGCTGATCGAGACCGTCGAGATGGTCGACCAGTCGCCGATCGGCAAGAGCCCGCGCTCGAACCCGGTGACCTATATCAAGGCGTTCGACGCGATCCGCGAGCTGCTCGCGAGCACGCACCAGGCCAAGATTCGCGGCTACCGACCCGGGACGTTCTCGTTCAACGTGCCCGGTGGGCGGTGCGAGACGTGCCAGGGGGAGGGCGTCGTCCAGGTCGAGATGCAGTTCCTCGCCGACCTCTACCTCGAGTGCGAGGCGTGCGGCGGCAAGCGGTTCAAGCAGGACGTGCTCGATGTCCGGTTCAAGGGCAAGAACGTGGCCGACATTCTCGACCTCACCGTCGATGAGGCTGTCGCTTTCTTCGAGGGCCAGGGCCGCATCGAGACCAAGCTCCAGACGCTCCAGGACGTCGGCCTTGGGTACCTCACGCTCGGACAGCCGTCGAACACGCTCTCCGGTGGCGAAGCCCAGCGCGTGAAGCTGGCCGCGCACCTCAGCAAAACCCACCAAGGCCACACGCTCTACCTGTTCGACGAGCCGACGACGGGTCTTCATTTCGACGAC
This sequence is a window from Rubrivirga marina. Protein-coding genes within it:
- the uvrA gene encoding excinuclease ABC subunit UvrA, with the translated sequence MAKTTTAPKRTETTVTNSESKNRFVGKDLVVKGARQHNLKNVDVTIPKKQLVVVTGPSGSGKSSLVFDTIYAEGQRRYVESLSAYARQFLDRMDKPDVDLITGLAPAIAIEQQTGTKNPRSTVATQTEVYDYLRLLFARVGTTVSPVSGEVVVRDSPRSSAEAIQAALPEKTRFYLAFPFPSHKGAKKVEELKALRARGFYRLVALPTETQAKKGAVPEVVDLNATEPASVTTPTKRLYVLVDRLATNPTSDSTTNRIADSVEQAFREGDERAVVITAPRDGEPFEMLEFSARFERDGMEFEEPTPQLFSFNSPLGACPACQGFGRVPGIDEDLVIPNPELSIRQGALAPFRSDQWSKHQRSLIREAGRVGLDLDTPYTLLPKEHKEVVWKGSGDYVGVEGFFAFLQKKAYKMHYRIYNARFRGYTRCPACDGYRLRPQALYVKLRGPAIGGLEGQAEWYHIGELSELTTADAKAFFESVELSEHDQEVAGRVLEEVRKRLGYLVEVGLDYLTLDRLAMTLSGGETQRINLATSLGSSLVGSLYVLDEPTIGLHPRDNDRLISILEGLRDIGNTVLVVEHDEQMMRRADQLIDIGPGSGALGGEVMFQGTFDEALDDENSLTGAYLSGRKTIPVPDERREIDPERAITVKGARQHNLKRLDVSFPLDVITVVTGVSGSGKSTLVHSTLFAALERAKGRDFEGKVGSHDSVEGAELIETVEMVDQSPIGKSPRSNPVTYIKAFDAIRELLASTHQAKIRGYRPGTFSFNVPGGRCETCQGEGVVQVEMQFLADLYLECEACGGKRFKQDVLDVRFKGKNVADILDLTVDEAVAFFEGQGRIETKLQTLQDVGLGYLTLGQPSNTLSGGEAQRVKLAAHLSKTHQGHTLYLFDEPTTGLHFDDIRKLLDAFNALVEAGHSVILIEHNLDVIKAADWVIDIGPEGGRRGGFVVAEGTPEQVAEVEGSHTGRFLREIPA